In Mercurialis annua linkage group LG5, ddMerAnnu1.2, whole genome shotgun sequence, a single genomic region encodes these proteins:
- the LOC126682784 gene encoding agamous-like MADS-box protein AGL29, with product MGRRKIEMKMVKDTGSRQVTFSKRRSGLFKKANELATLCAAQVAIVVFSPGGKPYSFGYPTLASVAERFLNQESAKKPKASSQEARLEKLNKELSDLQKQIQIEKKKGEFLDKAMKENGYKRIDEMSGDEVVKFKKDLEALREKMKGRVVDMEASSSLLLLSKKEKN from the coding sequence ATGGGTAGGAGAAAGATAGAGATGAAGATGGTGAAAGACACCGGTTCTCGTCAAGTCACCTTCTCGAAACGCCGGTCCGGTCTTTTCAAGAAAGCTAACGAGCTGGCAACTCTCTGTGCAGCTCAGGTGGCCATCGTTGTCTTCTCTCCCGGAGGAAAACCCTATTCCTTCGGCTACCCTACTCTTGCGTCGGTTGCTGAGCGGTTTCTAAATCAAGAATCCGCCAAGAAACCGAAAGCTTCGAGCCAGGAGGCGAGGCTGGAGAAGCTGAACAAGGAGCTGAGTGACTTGCAGAAGCAGATTCAGATTGAGAAGAAGAAGGGAGAGTTTCTTGATAAGGCTATGAAGGAGAATGGTTATAAGCGGATCGATGAGATGAGCGGCGACGAGGTTGTGAAGTTCAAGAAAGATTTGGAGGCGCTGCGTGAGAAGATGAAAGGGAGGGTGGTTGACATGGAAGCTTCTTCTTCGTTGCTTCTTCTTtctaagaaagaaaaaaattaa
- the LOC126682771 gene encoding tobamovirus multiplication protein 1 gives MLEIRDGYCCFPKEVVGVNVGLAFVHCIIAFLAFYQLIRIHSRNSQLGWTRQKVFHVLIGSSNTGYFIFFIITVIAICKRWLCWSHSCGFIFMALPKILSFAVFLLLLSFWVDLRHQADDEECEEEEFSFHEALLETRFDVQNSIHADSLRVCLPFRLTRVGSRQKLVIWVTAIVFILMMAFAVLMWIGMDYSFINSSFLATVYVYVFAIASLLLGGALACYGLLICSKMRRVRSERASSEMWKVAGLAIVSVLCFTSSAFVALFTQIPVLYYCQNLDKSGVFTSLLLILYYFIGSSVPSAFVLWIMRELPPAIVANVHEESRTIAYVTDSSTVVHNSQRWTTATSLQNQISRGSPI, from the exons ATGTTGGAAATAAGAGATGGGTATTGTTGTTTTCCGAAGGAGGTTGTTGGTGTTAATGTGGGTCTGGCTTTTGTTCATTGCATTATTGCTTTTCTTGCATTTTATCAG CTTATAAGGATTCATTCGAGGAACTCACAGCTTGGTTGGACTCGACAAAAA GTGTTTCATGTGTTAATTGGATCTTCTAATACAG GTTacttcatttttttcatcattacTGTCATTGCTATCTGTAAACGGTGGCTGTGCTGGTCTCATTCTTGTGGCTTTATCTTCATGG CCTTACCAAAAATCCTGTCTTTTGCTGTATTTCTTCTGCTACTATCATTCTG GGTTGACCTTCGCCATCAAGCAGACGATGAAGAATGTGAAGAGGAAGAATTTAGTTTTCATGAAGCACTGTTAGAAACAAGATTCGATGTCCAAAATTCAATACATGCAGATAGTCTACGTGTATGTTTACCTTTTCGGTTAACCCGTGTTGGAAGCCGTCAAAAACTTGTGATTTGG GTTACTGCtattgtatttattttgatgaTGGCATTTGCTGTGCTAATGTGGATTGGGATGGATTACAGCTTTATCAATTCATCATTTCTAGCCACG GTGTATGTGTATGTTTTTGCCATCGCATCACTATTACTGGGAGGAGCATTAGCATGTTATG GACTTTTAATATGTTCGAAAATGAGAAGAGTTAGATCTGAAAGAGCTTCTTCGGAAATGTGGAAG GTTGCAGGCTTGGCTATTGTTTCTGTTCTTTGTTTCACTTCAAGTGCTTTTGTTGCTCTTTTTACTCAAATTCCA GTCCTCTATTACTGCCAAAATCTTGACAAAAGTGGTGTTTTTACTTCTCTTTTACTGATTTTATATTACTTCATAG GTTCTTCGGTACCGTCAGCATTTGTGCTGTGGATCATGAGGGAACTTCCACCTGCTATAGTAGCTAATGTACATGAAGAATCTAGAACAATTGCTTACGTCACTGACAGTTCAACTGTCGTACATAATTCTCAGCGTTGGACGACTGCGACAAGCTTGCAGAATCAG ATATCAAGAGGTAGTCCTATATAA
- the LOC126682057 gene encoding uncharacterized protein LOC126682057: MHNTRRKGLPLEPFQQDLTTFERSVRKSAQRNQNMADEDGIPPGFNPVVDNRVPPQNQQNLQDVQGENNGGQRVRTLMEFFQPTVGNTTHGYFAHPVLANHYEIKTSVIQLIEARCQFYGLPNEDPNQHIADFLEVCSTFKLSNMTDDEVWLRLFPFSLRDRAKQWIHALPRAGINNWSDLAKAFMSKYFSMAKTAKLTRDIMLYQQHDGESIHEAWERYKEMQRKVPHHHITRENLIQNFYNGSTELGRSAIDVAAGGSLMRKTTDEAFALLDEMAINGCTWPNERAKVPAQRGVMAVSVDPAVESLKAKNASLQAQVDILMRQAAGMTMGSVAAVQSSCEVCGDPTHVANDCYVMGHAFNEQVNFVGGQRQGNDPYAATYNPGWRNHPNFSWKDTGGNANNQAGPNFQGVQGPQQNQGNVQNHGNFQHQNNRPQHPPGVQQREQGESLYSKVDKMMELMLKNEAETQQTLRNHAATIHNLELQNQQMAQALQTRNQGGLPSTTEANPREQVKAITLRSSKVLPESHVEKVVVEAEKEQCEGGATESQVSKPYTPPPPYVPKVPFPHRLKKPQDTWKFHKFLETFKKLQINISLADALRGMPHYAKFLKDILMKKRSWDESTVPFTENCSSISLSKLPTKLEDPGSFSVPCTIGDLETANCLCDLGASINLMPLSLFRQLLGDQQVKTANFLLNAYTI, from the coding sequence atgcataatacacgacgtAAAGGACTACCGCTAGAACCTTTTCAACAAGATCTCACTACCTTTGAGCGAAGTGTCCGAAAATCAGCTCAAAGGAATCAGAATATGGCAGACGAAGATGGTATCCCACCTGGTTTCAATCCTGTGGTGGATAATAGAGTTCCCCCACAAAATCAGCAAAATCTGCAGGATGTGCAGGGAGAGAATAATGGCGGACAGAGAGTACGAACATTGATGGAGTTCTTTCAGCCAACTGTGGGCAACACTACTCATGGTTATTTTGCACATCCTGTACTAGCAAACCACTATGAGATCAAGACAAGTGTCATTCAGCTGATAGAAGCGCGCTGTCAATTTTATGGGCTACCTAATGAAGATCCGAATCAACACATCGCCGATTTTTTGGAGGTGTGTAGTACATTCAAGCTCAGCAACATGACAGACGATGAAGTTTGGCTGCGCTTATTCCCATTTTCTCTGAGGGATAGAGCGAAGCAGTGGATCCATGCATTGCCTAGAGCGGGGATTAACAATTGGTCAGATTTGGCAAAAGCCTTCATGAGCAAGTACTTCTCCATGGCAAAGACTGCAAAGCTGACTAGGGATATTATGCTCTATCAGCAACACGATGGAGAATCGATACATGAAGCGTGGGAGCGATACAAGGAGATGCAGAGGAAAGTTCCTCATCATCACATCACTAGAGAGAATCTGATCCAGAATTTCTACAATGGGTCAACTGAGTTGGGGAGAAGCGCTATAGATGTAGCTGCAGGAGGGTCACTAATGAGGAAGACGACCGATGAGGCATTTGCCCTATTAGATGAGATGGCCATAAATGGATGTACTTGGCCAAACGAGAGGGCAAAAGTACCTGCGCAAAGAGGAGTAATGGCAGTCAGTGTTGATCCAGCTGTGGAGAGTCTGAAAGCGAAGAATGCCTCACTGCAAGCTCAGGTTGATATTCTTATGAGGCAAGCTGCAGGAATGACTATGGGAAGTGTTGCTGCAGTTCAGAGTAGCTGTGAAGTATGTGGAGATCCTACCCACGTGGCAAATGACTGCTATGTGATGGGACATGCTTTCAATGAGCAGGTCAATTTTGTGGGAGGACAAAGACAGGGCAATGATCCATATGCTGCTACTTACAATCCAGGATGGAGGAATCACCCGAATTTCTCATGGAAGGATACTGGGGGTAATGCCAACAATCAGGCAGGTCCAAATTTTCAAGGAGTACAAGGGCCACAACAGAATCAGGGCAACGTCCAGAATCATGGAAACTTCCAACATCAGAACAATAGGCCTCAGCATCCACCTGGTGTTCAGCAAAGAGAGCAAGGAGAGTCTCTTTATAGTAAGGTGGACAAGATGATGGAGTTAATGTTGAAGAATGAAGCAGAGACGCAGCAAACATTGAGGAATCATGCTGCCACTATCCACAATCTTGAGTTGCAGAATCAGCAGATGGCCCAAGCACTTCAGACTCGAAATCAagggggtttaccatccactactGAGGCAAATCCGAGAGAGCAAGTCAAGGCGATAACACTGAGAAGTTCAAAAGTGTTGCCTGAATCTCATGTAGAGAAGGTTGTAGTAGAGGCAGAGAAGGAGCAGTGTGAGGGTGGTGCTACTGAATCACAAGTTTCAAAACCATATACTCCACCTCCACCATATGTTCCTAAGGTTCCGTTTCCACACAGACTGAAGAAGCCACAAGACACTTGGAAGTTTCACAAGTTCTTAGAAACTTTCAAGAAGCTGCAAATCAATATCAGCCTGGCGGATGCACTCAGAGGGATGCCGCATTATGCCAAATTCTTGAAAGACATTCTGATGAAAAAGCGGAGCTGGGACGAGAGTACGGTTCCATTTACAGAGAATTGCAGTTCAATCAGTTTGAGCAAGTTGCCTACAAAGCTCGAagacccagggagtttttctgTTCCCTGTACTATTGGTGATTTAGAAACTGCTAATTGTCTTTGTGATTTGGGTGCTAGCATAAATTTGATGCCCCTTTCTTTGTTTAGACAGCTGCTTGGTGATCAACAGGTCAAAACTGCTAATTTTCTATTGAatgcttatactatttga